The proteins below are encoded in one region of Flavobacterium nackdongense:
- a CDS encoding polysaccharide biosynthesis/export family protein, which translates to MKIILKLLLISILFASCKTQNIYESKTATNDQSTFMYDASYQYKIRKDDKISISVWGEDNLSVGSTYGIYNSNEVYGKWLMVDAYGNIEVPKIGTKNVLNKTVPELKEEIKMDLKKWLVNPILDIKVLNKEITVLGEVKSPNAIKVDTDNVTLLQIISKAGGIDSYANLKCVKILRQEGENVRVTNLDLTTDADILNTNVILHPGDVVIVPSKKNKEFDKRISVIIPFTTAITAASIVIGLF; encoded by the coding sequence ATGAAAATAATTTTGAAATTACTGCTCATTTCGATTCTTTTTGCTTCGTGCAAAACACAAAATATATACGAGAGCAAAACAGCAACCAATGATCAATCTACTTTTATGTATGATGCCAGTTATCAATATAAAATCAGAAAAGATGATAAAATTTCCATCTCAGTTTGGGGTGAAGACAATTTGAGTGTAGGCTCGACTTATGGTATTTACAATTCCAATGAGGTCTATGGAAAATGGCTGATGGTAGATGCTTATGGGAATATAGAAGTTCCTAAAATAGGTACAAAAAATGTCTTAAATAAGACGGTTCCTGAACTAAAAGAGGAAATTAAAATGGATCTAAAAAAATGGTTGGTAAATCCAATTCTTGATATTAAAGTACTCAATAAAGAAATTACTGTTCTCGGAGAAGTAAAGTCGCCAAATGCTATTAAAGTAGATACTGACAATGTAACTCTTTTGCAAATCATAAGCAAAGCGGGTGGTATTGATTCCTATGCCAATCTCAAATGCGTTAAAATCTTAAGACAAGAAGGTGAAAATGTTAGGGTTACCAATCTAGACTTGACTACAGATGCTGATATTTTGAACACCAATGTTATCCTTCATCCGGGCGATGTAGTAATTGTACCGTCAAAAAAGAACAAAGAATTTGATAAAAGAATTTCAGTAATAATTCCTTTTACAACAGCTATTACTGCTGCTTCGATTGTAATTGGATTATTCTAA
- a CDS encoding response regulator: MENQNQFKFFIVDDDTFCASMYQHDLKNMGYNDITYFSNGTDCLSNLNQNPDIIFLDHNMEDITGFEVLKKIKRYNPNIYVVMVSGQETIKTAVDALKYGAFDYIVKDNKVSDKMVLIIDKIILVKQELRKSNPNFIQRLLFFF, from the coding sequence ATGGAAAATCAAAATCAGTTCAAATTTTTTATCGTTGACGACGACACTTTTTGCGCTAGCATGTATCAACATGATTTAAAAAACATGGGGTACAACGACATTACCTATTTCAGTAACGGAACAGATTGTTTAAGCAATCTAAACCAGAATCCTGACATCATTTTCTTAGATCACAATATGGAAGACATCACTGGATTTGAAGTTTTAAAAAAAATAAAACGATATAATCCGAATATTTATGTAGTGATGGTTTCCGGTCAAGAAACGATAAAAACCGCAGTTGATGCATTGAAATACGGTGCTTTCGACTATATCGTCAAAGACAATAAAGTAAGTGATAAAATGGTACTTATCATTGATAAAATTATCTTGGTTAAACAAGAATTAAGAAAATCGAATCCCAACTTTATCCAGCGTTTGCTGTTCTTTTTTTAA
- a CDS encoding FIST signal transduction protein, whose protein sequence is MKIASTLYKDNSFIMEKNEESINFNEVQLVLGFGSSTLVSQEKSFQDIKNRFPNAEIALCSSAGEIYETEVIDDTISLVAIQFQSTKIKTSEISIDDFDSSYEAGKILINNLPQKDLKLVFVLSDGGQVNGSELVKGMNFSKSQNVLITGGLAGDGANFEKTFVGVNQVPQTGKIIAIGFYGENLLVSHGSFGGWESFGLERTVTKAESNILFEIDNKNALALYKTYLGKFADELPSSALLFPLSVKLDDDNRPIVRTILSIDNENQSITFAGDIPKGSKIRFMKANIDRLIDAASDAANSCLEMEKSKPKLAILISCVGRKLIMPNRIEEEIEAISEIFGTGTMLSGFYSYGEISPLNPLANCELQNQTMTITGINEII, encoded by the coding sequence ATGAAAATAGCGTCTACCTTATATAAAGATAATTCGTTCATTATGGAAAAGAACGAAGAAAGTATAAATTTTAATGAAGTTCAGTTGGTCCTTGGCTTTGGTTCGAGTACTTTGGTTTCCCAAGAAAAATCCTTTCAAGATATAAAAAATAGATTTCCCAATGCCGAAATCGCTTTGTGCTCCTCGGCTGGCGAGATTTATGAGACCGAAGTGATAGACGATACTATTTCATTGGTAGCAATCCAGTTCCAATCCACCAAAATAAAAACTTCGGAAATAAGTATTGATGATTTCGATTCAAGTTATGAAGCAGGCAAAATTTTGATTAATAATTTGCCTCAAAAAGACTTAAAATTAGTTTTCGTTCTTTCAGACGGTGGCCAAGTGAATGGCAGCGAACTGGTCAAAGGCATGAATTTTTCCAAAAGTCAAAATGTACTTATCACTGGAGGACTAGCCGGTGATGGAGCAAATTTCGAAAAAACCTTTGTAGGAGTAAATCAAGTACCTCAAACGGGCAAAATCATTGCAATAGGTTTTTACGGAGAAAATCTGTTGGTTTCGCACGGCTCTTTTGGTGGTTGGGAATCTTTTGGATTAGAAAGAACTGTTACCAAAGCAGAAAGTAATATACTATTTGAAATAGATAATAAAAATGCTCTGGCTTTATACAAAACGTATTTAGGTAAATTTGCCGATGAATTGCCTAGTTCGGCACTGCTTTTTCCGCTGTCGGTAAAGTTAGATGACGATAATAGACCCATCGTTCGAACCATACTATCTATTGACAATGAAAATCAATCCATAACTTTTGCTGGCGATATTCCCAAGGGAAGTAAAATCAGGTTTATGAAAGCCAATATTGACCGATTAATAGACGCTGCAAGTGATGCAGCCAATTCCTGTTTGGAAATGGAGAAAAGCAAACCCAAATTGGCTATTTTGATCAGCTGTGTGGGTAGAAAATTAATTATGCCCAACAGGATCGAAGAGGAAATCGAAGCTATATCCGAAATATTTGGAACTGGCACAATGCTGTCAGGTTTTTATTCCTATGGCGAAATTTCTCCCTTAAACCCATTGGCAAATTGTGAACTTCAAAACCAAACAATGACCATAACCGGCATTAATGAAATTATTTAA
- a CDS encoding GumC family protein: MNDNLRILKPLFRGFPIIILVMVLAVLSAKKYLSYVTPMYESTAKLKLADTEEGVPSANLFKDLDVFATANKIATEIEVLKSSKLMEKTIAELPFDKEIYRKGDIRTVELFGNSPITIEGTFQTEKALDKRYGLNVISKKEYQFFYPDAKKGIQAIFGKPLKIEGGTLLVSLNEPYIQSKNDAKIIDSYEIEFLSTQKLLGKINKDLDIVPVDKDVPVIRINLKSNVPEKAALFVNKLAEMYIKDYIESKFKAANTTVDFLKEEINSSNKKLSASENNIQNFRDKKNIVNIRQETETDLRKISQLKIEQTNIKMNLEAIKELNKYIASGKKNYLDLAPNFEAFTDLLSTEMVKNMKKLQADKKDLLLTYTPEDEKVKIIDAKLKDLIDYQVESIKNTEKNLQIKYNGLSNDIAESEKAFVGLPEKEKELTILNREFSLYETNYNFLNSKRIDAEIARSAKIAFHKIITPADVSQTPVSPIRSIIIVVAAILGMFGSILIIYLVHFGKAKVNDEFTIEKNSTIPIALSTPFIKQNENIKENFLKEAIQMELKGMLQEQSILVISSYDQAKDHLFHSKNLVEGFINQGRKVLVIDATGQLEGGFDAQDYLNFSNPKYLSYTQSVFQNEIQQKMENYELCVLHNQSIKEDKLALLFMSLATQNLIVLDSRKTAEKTIIKMELLKDEFKLPNVWFVLNRAGYNPNVLVEIKKIWNKYTKKSSC; the protein is encoded by the coding sequence ATGAATGATAATCTTAGAATACTCAAACCCCTTTTTAGAGGATTTCCAATCATTATTCTAGTAATGGTTTTGGCGGTTTTGTCAGCAAAAAAATATCTGAGTTATGTGACTCCAATGTATGAAAGCACAGCAAAACTAAAATTGGCCGATACCGAAGAAGGTGTTCCTAGCGCTAATCTGTTCAAAGATCTAGATGTTTTTGCAACCGCCAATAAAATAGCGACTGAAATAGAGGTTTTAAAATCCTCCAAATTGATGGAAAAAACCATTGCCGAATTGCCTTTCGACAAAGAAATTTATAGAAAAGGGGATATTCGTACAGTTGAATTATTCGGAAATTCTCCCATTACTATTGAAGGCACTTTTCAAACCGAAAAAGCATTAGACAAACGCTATGGTTTGAATGTGATTTCGAAAAAGGAATACCAATTTTTTTATCCAGATGCTAAAAAAGGAATTCAAGCCATATTCGGAAAACCTTTAAAAATAGAAGGAGGAACACTTTTGGTCAGTTTAAACGAACCCTATATTCAATCCAAAAATGATGCTAAAATTATTGATAGTTATGAAATTGAGTTCCTAAGTACTCAAAAATTACTAGGCAAAATCAATAAAGATCTTGATATTGTTCCGGTCGATAAAGATGTTCCTGTTATTCGAATCAATTTAAAAAGTAATGTACCCGAAAAAGCAGCCCTTTTTGTAAACAAATTGGCCGAGATGTACATAAAGGATTATATCGAAAGCAAATTTAAAGCAGCAAACACCACTGTTGATTTTTTAAAAGAAGAGATAAACTCTTCCAATAAAAAATTGTCGGCCTCTGAAAATAATATTCAAAATTTTAGAGATAAGAAAAATATTGTCAACATCCGACAAGAAACCGAAACCGATCTGCGCAAGATTTCTCAGCTCAAAATTGAGCAAACCAACATAAAAATGAATCTTGAAGCCATCAAAGAGTTGAATAAATACATCGCTTCGGGTAAAAAAAACTATTTGGATTTGGCTCCAAATTTCGAAGCATTTACCGATTTGCTTTCGACTGAAATGGTTAAAAATATGAAGAAATTACAAGCCGATAAAAAAGATTTGCTGCTTACCTATACACCCGAAGACGAAAAAGTAAAAATCATCGATGCCAAGCTCAAAGACTTAATCGACTACCAAGTAGAAAGTATTAAAAACACCGAAAAGAATTTGCAAATAAAATACAATGGGCTTTCGAATGATATTGCAGAATCTGAAAAAGCATTTGTAGGTTTACCCGAAAAAGAAAAAGAATTAACGATTCTTAACAGAGAATTTAGCCTCTATGAAACGAATTATAACTTTTTGAACTCTAAAAGAATTGACGCAGAAATAGCCCGATCAGCTAAAATTGCTTTTCATAAAATAATCACCCCAGCCGATGTGTCACAAACACCAGTTTCACCCATTCGTTCCATAATAATTGTTGTGGCTGCCATTTTGGGAATGTTCGGGTCTATTCTTATTATTTATTTGGTGCATTTTGGTAAAGCAAAAGTAAATGATGAGTTTACCATCGAGAAAAATAGCACCATTCCTATAGCTTTATCGACACCGTTTATCAAACAAAATGAAAATATAAAAGAAAATTTTCTAAAAGAAGCGATTCAAATGGAATTGAAAGGTATGTTACAAGAGCAAAGCATTCTAGTAATTAGTTCCTATGACCAAGCCAAAGATCATTTATTTCATTCTAAAAATTTGGTCGAAGGGTTCATAAATCAAGGCAGAAAAGTTTTGGTTATTGATGCCACAGGACAATTAGAGGGCGGATTTGATGCTCAGGATTATCTTAACTTTTCTAATCCAAAATACTTGAGTTATACCCAATCTGTATTTCAAAATGAAATTCAGCAGAAAATGGAGAATTATGAATTGTGTGTCCTACACAATCAATCCATCAAAGAGGACAAATTGGCTTTGCTTTTTATGAGTTTGGCAACCCAAAATTTAATTGTTTTAGATAGTCGAAAAACGGCCGAAAAAACAATAATCAAAATGGAATTGTTGAAAGATGAATTTAAATTACCTAATGTTTGGTTTGTGCTCAATAGAGCAGGTTACAACCCTAATGTATTGGTCGAAATCAAAAAAATATGGAATAAATACACTAAAAAATCAAGTTGTTAG
- a CDS encoding PAS domain S-box protein has product MDFHKLLQKQLKKYLTADCLENPSFQAFIQSVNDSYLAFERDKGIMDHTFKESEKEYHEINNQLIKEIELKQLAANNLYNSINKEDLDYDIKYDHNDDLLFVSEYLRAQINKRKQTEEHLHQNNELLKTLLSNFQSGIMAEDENRKMIFANQMYCDMRNIKLPPEELVGIDCSDLIHESKLIFKSPQHFIDKTNKTLKDRKLILGELLETADHHFVERDYIPIFIDNEYKGHLWKYTDVTTKIQTLELLKQSEEHNRLIMNSSLNSIVTIDISKKITFWNRQAEAIFGWKKEEVIGKKMVDLLIPSQYRAMWNTIIDQYQKDKGDFYLNKQLELILINKAGNEFYGEASIIPIKQNGEIFFCAFIQDISKRKQAEKNLLQTVELLKTLLANLQSGVLVEDEHRKILFTNQLFCDVFSIPVPPEKMIGIDCTNSAEQSKELFKDAASFSPRINQILNQKKAVTDELLETIDNRFLARDYVPIFINEEYRGHLWKYTDVTQRIQNQKLLEQSEERTQIIMNSALNAIITVDFKGEITFWNDQAEIVFGWKEEEVLGKIFTEFMIPERNKELWNNSIYQYLSEGDNEFLNKQVELFGVKKSGDEFLAEITITPVTQNDETFFCAFLQDISKRKEAENQLFQSENRSKLIMNASLNAIITIDINGIITFWNRQAEIIFGYKTEEVLGKDLSETIIPHQHIEAHRKGMKHYLETGDGPVLNKPLNLTALNRNSVEFPIEMSIIPINESDQVFFCAFIQDVSEKMEAENIRKIQEEKYQNVIAHMNLGLLEVDNNEVIKYVNQSFATISGYEINELIGKNPSELFVFGDNFDTIKNKKELRKQGTSDIYQLPIKNKRGELKWWAISGAPNYDNKGNVIGSIGIHLDITEQKQLEIDLEKEKTKALESSKAKEIFLANMSHEIRTPLNAIIGFLRELEKQELSEIQKKYINNSSIASKHLLAIINNILDISKIEAGEMSLESENFIFEKSITNVATVMHPMLLQKGLDLSISISKKIEKVLIGDALRLQQILFNLVGNSIKFTSKGSIAIHCDLVEDKTLSQKIKISISDTGIGMESSFIDNVFNKFSQEDKAITRKYGGTGLGLSITKELVNLMGGKIEIESEKNSGTTIRIYLKYPKGDILNVEERDSDKPQTRLDNISILLVEDNYLNRMVAQNSLQYFNCNVTEAENGLEAIAILKEREFDIILMDIQMPEMGGIEATEIIRKELKRTTPIVALTANAFKTEIDKCKMAGMDDYVTKPFDEDILIETIAKHTINKKAAIPKAVIPEVFSTDKLYNLTSLHTMSRGNKEFIAKMISIFIEQTTSAVDKATIAMSQDDFHEVSRLIHKIKPSVESLGILSISSEMKLLEKIAKEAKNKKQIAALFSRTKEVLEKAVLQLKDEKF; this is encoded by the coding sequence ATGGATTTTCATAAGCTTTTGCAAAAACAATTAAAAAAGTATTTAACTGCTGACTGTCTTGAAAACCCATCTTTTCAAGCTTTTATTCAGTCGGTTAATGATTCATATTTAGCTTTTGAAAGAGACAAAGGGATAATGGATCACACTTTTAAAGAAAGTGAAAAAGAATATCACGAAATTAATAACCAATTAATAAAAGAAATTGAACTTAAACAATTAGCGGCCAATAATTTATATAATAGTATCAATAAGGAGGATTTAGACTATGATATAAAGTACGACCACAACGACGATTTGTTGTTTGTCTCAGAATATCTTCGTGCGCAAATTAACAAAAGAAAGCAAACCGAGGAGCATCTCCATCAAAACAATGAATTGCTAAAAACACTACTGTCTAATTTTCAATCGGGAATCATGGCAGAAGACGAAAATCGCAAAATGATTTTTGCAAATCAAATGTATTGTGATATGCGCAATATAAAACTCCCACCCGAGGAATTGGTCGGGATAGATTGCTCGGATTTAATACACGAGTCTAAATTAATATTTAAAAGCCCACAACATTTTATTGACAAGACCAATAAAACCCTAAAAGACCGAAAACTTATTTTAGGCGAACTGTTAGAAACAGCAGACCATCATTTTGTAGAACGCGATTATATACCCATATTTATTGACAATGAATACAAAGGTCATCTTTGGAAATACACTGATGTCACTACAAAAATTCAAACTCTAGAATTACTCAAACAAAGCGAAGAACACAATCGATTGATAATGAATTCTTCTTTGAATTCAATTGTTACCATTGATATTTCTAAAAAAATAACATTTTGGAATCGACAAGCCGAAGCAATATTCGGCTGGAAAAAAGAGGAAGTAATAGGAAAAAAAATGGTCGATTTATTAATTCCCTCGCAATACCGAGCGATGTGGAACACTATCATAGACCAATATCAAAAAGACAAAGGGGATTTTTATCTTAATAAACAACTAGAATTAATTTTAATTAACAAAGCAGGAAATGAATTCTATGGAGAAGCTTCTATAATACCTATAAAACAAAATGGAGAAATCTTCTTTTGTGCCTTTATTCAAGATATTTCTAAAAGAAAACAGGCTGAAAAGAATCTTTTGCAAACAGTTGAATTATTAAAAACATTATTAGCCAACCTACAATCGGGAGTTTTAGTAGAGGACGAGCATCGAAAAATATTGTTTACCAACCAGCTATTCTGCGATGTTTTTTCTATTCCCGTGCCTCCCGAGAAAATGATAGGGATTGACTGCACCAATTCAGCAGAACAATCCAAAGAATTATTCAAAGATGCAGCATCGTTTAGCCCAAGAATTAATCAAATTTTAAATCAAAAAAAAGCTGTTACCGACGAACTTCTCGAAACGATAGACAATAGATTTTTGGCCAGAGATTATGTTCCTATATTTATAAATGAAGAGTATAGAGGCCATCTGTGGAAATACACCGATGTTACCCAAAGGATTCAAAATCAAAAGCTGTTGGAGCAAAGTGAAGAACGTACCCAAATCATAATGAATTCGGCACTAAATGCAATAATTACAGTCGATTTCAAAGGAGAAATTACCTTTTGGAACGATCAAGCCGAAATTGTTTTTGGATGGAAGGAAGAGGAAGTATTGGGTAAAATATTTACTGAATTTATGATTCCTGAACGGAACAAAGAACTCTGGAACAATTCTATTTACCAATATTTAAGCGAAGGCGACAATGAGTTTTTGAATAAGCAAGTTGAACTTTTTGGTGTGAAAAAATCTGGCGACGAATTCCTTGCAGAAATAACAATAACGCCAGTAACCCAAAATGATGAAACCTTTTTCTGCGCGTTTCTCCAAGATATTTCCAAGCGAAAAGAAGCCGAAAACCAACTTTTTCAAAGTGAAAACAGAAGCAAATTGATTATGAATGCTTCACTTAACGCCATAATTACCATTGATATAAACGGAATAATTACTTTCTGGAACCGTCAGGCGGAAATTATTTTCGGATATAAAACAGAAGAAGTTTTAGGAAAAGACTTGTCCGAAACCATAATTCCTCACCAACACATCGAGGCGCATAGAAAAGGAATGAAACATTATCTCGAAACTGGAGATGGGCCTGTTTTAAACAAACCTTTAAATCTTACTGCACTGAATAGAAATAGTGTAGAATTTCCAATCGAAATGTCGATTATCCCCATTAATGAAAGCGATCAAGTGTTTTTCTGCGCCTTTATTCAAGATGTTTCCGAAAAAATGGAAGCTGAAAATATTCGCAAAATTCAAGAAGAAAAATACCAAAATGTAATCGCACACATGAACCTTGGCCTGCTTGAAGTCGATAATAATGAAGTTATTAAATATGTAAATCAAAGCTTTGCAACCATTTCGGGCTACGAAATTAACGAACTTATCGGTAAAAATCCATCCGAATTATTTGTTTTTGGTGATAATTTTGACACCATCAAAAATAAAAAAGAACTCCGAAAACAAGGCACCTCAGATATTTATCAGCTCCCAATCAAAAACAAAAGAGGAGAATTAAAATGGTGGGCCATCAGCGGGGCGCCCAACTATGATAATAAAGGAAATGTGATCGGTTCTATAGGAATTCATTTAGATATAACCGAACAAAAACAATTGGAGATTGATCTTGAAAAAGAAAAAACAAAGGCATTAGAGTCATCCAAAGCTAAAGAAATATTTTTGGCCAATATGAGCCACGAAATACGAACACCTCTCAATGCAATTATTGGTTTTTTAAGGGAGTTAGAAAAACAAGAACTAAGCGAAATTCAAAAAAAATACATCAATAACAGCTCCATTGCATCGAAACATTTATTGGCCATTATAAATAATATTTTGGACATTTCAAAAATCGAAGCTGGAGAAATGTCGTTAGAATCCGAAAATTTTATTTTTGAAAAATCCATTACCAATGTTGCAACGGTAATGCACCCCATGTTGTTGCAAAAAGGGCTTGATCTCAGTATTTCAATATCAAAAAAAATAGAAAAGGTATTAATTGGCGATGCTTTGAGACTCCAACAAATTTTATTTAACCTTGTAGGAAATTCAATTAAGTTCACCAGTAAAGGAAGTATTGCTATTCATTGTGATCTGGTTGAGGATAAAACACTTTCGCAAAAAATAAAAATTTCAATATCCGATACCGGAATTGGAATGGAAAGTAGCTTTATCGATAATGTTTTCAATAAATTTTCTCAAGAAGATAAAGCCATCACTCGAAAATATGGGGGAACAGGCTTAGGATTGTCGATCACTAAGGAATTAGTTAATTTAATGGGAGGGAAAATTGAAATTGAAAGCGAAAAAAACAGCGGCACAACAATTCGTATTTACCTCAAATATCCCAAAGGTGACATCCTAAATGTTGAAGAACGAGATAGCGATAAACCTCAAACTCGATTAGATAATATTTCAATTCTATTGGTCGAAGACAATTATTTAAACCGAATGGTTGCGCAAAATTCTTTACAATATTTTAACTGTAATGTAACAGAGGCCGAAAATGGGCTTGAAGCCATAGCCATTTTGAAAGAAAGAGAATTTGATATTATTCTAATGGATATTCAAATGCCCGAAATGGGAGGTATTGAAGCCACCGAAATTATTCGAAAAGAACTCAAACGCACCACCCCCATAGTTGCACTCACTGCCAATGCATTCAAAACCGAAATTGATAAATGTAAAATGGCAGGCATGGATGACTACGTGACTAAACCATTTGATGAAGACATTTTAATTGAAACCATTGCAAAACATACCATCAATAAGAAAGCAGCTATTCCAAAAGCAGTAATACCAGAAGTTTTTTCAACGGATAAACTTTATAATTTAACTTCACTCCATACCATGAGCAGGGGAAACAAAGAGTTCATAGCCAAAATGATTTCGATTTTTATAGAACAAACTACAAGTGCTGTGGATAAGGCGACAATAGCAATGAGTCAAGATGATTTTCACGAAGTAAGCCGTTTGATTCATAAAATTAAACCTAGCGTCGAGAGCTTGGGTATTTTATCCATTAGTTCAGAAATGAAACTTCTTGAAAAAATAGCTAAAGAAGCAAAGAATAAAAAACAAATTGCAGCTCTCTTTAGTAGGACCAAAGAGGTATTGGAAAAGGCTGTTCTTCAACTTAAAGACGAGAAATTTTAA
- a CDS encoding sigma-54-dependent transcriptional regulator yields MKSLKIFLIEDDPFFGEALKYHLKLNPDFDIHLFKTGKECISNLYQKPDIICLDFGLPDITGDKLLKRIQETNDKIPIIIISGQEEIEVAVNFLKSGAADYIIKNEHTKDILWNSINKIRENLDLVSEVEDLKEQLEQKFSFEKTIIGQSDAIKNVFNKINKSIKTNINVSITGETGTGKEVVAKAIHYNSERKNKPFIAINMAAIPKDLMESDFFGHEIGAFTGANTRSIGKFEQANGGTIFLDEIAELDLNLQSKLLRVLQEREVVRLGGNTKIKFDARLIIATHKDLAQEVKKGSFREDLYYRIIGLPIELPPLRERGNDTLLLAKYFIDLFVKDNKMKSIILSKEAKDKLLKYHFPGNIRELKSVIDLACVMCENGEILSDDLTFNSINSTDFFLSEEKTLKEYTAEIILHYLKKNRNDVLKTAKKLDIGKSTIYNLIQSSEKLK; encoded by the coding sequence ATGAAATCTTTGAAAATTTTTTTGATTGAAGACGATCCCTTTTTCGGAGAAGCTTTAAAATATCACTTGAAACTTAATCCCGATTTTGACATTCATCTTTTCAAAACCGGAAAAGAGTGCATTAGCAATTTGTATCAAAAACCCGATATTATCTGTTTAGATTTTGGATTACCTGATATAACTGGGGACAAATTGTTGAAAAGGATTCAAGAAACTAATGATAAAATCCCAATTATCATCATTAGCGGCCAAGAAGAAATTGAAGTCGCGGTCAATTTTTTGAAATCGGGTGCTGCCGATTATATCATCAAAAACGAACACACCAAGGACATTCTTTGGAATTCTATAAATAAAATTAGAGAGAATCTTGATCTTGTTAGTGAAGTCGAAGATTTAAAGGAGCAACTAGAACAAAAGTTTAGTTTCGAAAAAACAATTATTGGCCAAAGTGACGCCATAAAAAATGTTTTCAACAAAATAAACAAATCCATCAAAACCAATATCAATGTTTCAATTACCGGCGAAACTGGAACAGGTAAAGAAGTCGTGGCCAAAGCTATTCATTATAATTCTGAAAGAAAAAACAAACCCTTTATAGCCATCAATATGGCGGCAATTCCAAAAGATTTGATGGAAAGTGATTTTTTCGGACACGAAATAGGCGCCTTTACTGGTGCCAACACTCGAAGCATAGGAAAATTTGAACAAGCCAACGGAGGGACTATATTCCTAGATGAAATTGCTGAATTGGATTTGAATCTTCAAAGCAAATTACTACGAGTCTTGCAAGAACGTGAGGTGGTTCGCTTGGGTGGAAACACCAAGATAAAATTTGATGCTCGTTTGATAATAGCCACCCACAAAGATTTAGCTCAAGAAGTAAAAAAAGGATCTTTCAGAGAAGATTTATACTATAGAATTATTGGTTTGCCCATAGAGTTGCCTCCATTACGAGAACGAGGAAATGACACTTTATTACTGGCTAAATATTTTATTGATCTATTTGTAAAAGACAATAAAATGAAATCCATTATTTTGTCAAAAGAAGCTAAAGATAAATTGTTAAAGTACCATTTCCCTGGAAACATTCGCGAATTGAAATCGGTAATTGATTTAGCTTGCGTGATGTGCGAGAATGGTGAAATTTTGTCAGATGACTTGACTTTTAACAGTATCAATAGCACCGATTTTTTCCTATCTGAAGAAAAAACACTAAAAGAATACACGGCTGAAATCATTTTGCATTATCTAAAGAAAAATAGAAATGATGTGTTAAAAACAGCTAAAAAACTGGATATTGGCAAATCGACCATTTATAATTTAATTCAGTCTTCTGAGAAACTCAAATAA